In Gemmatimonadetes bacterium T265, one DNA window encodes the following:
- a CDS encoding hypothetical protein (frameshifted, insertion at around 1562305,1562402,1562523) yields the protein MAAPPLLTPTLAERAVRAGAASYTDAARAAALALLASCAGVVAALWTAHRGLAAAADLLPPADAAVMGRYRTASWLLGAASLGALAVGLVHGERMRRRAAARATELERLSAELIRANRAKSEFLANVSHELRTPLNAVVGFAELIEDGVYGELTPQQAGPVRRIAAASTHLRHIVDQILDLAKIAAGRLEVHTESVALRPFVLEVAGEIESLVQDKGLALSIAVPNSLPRLRSDPLHVRQVLVNLLGNAVKFTPAGGRVGVRASLVDAPPGAPPFAPKQAAADDEAWAGMRRLLPGRRAPAIDASSPDGGRSSVVPWIALQVSDTGVGIRPADQARVFDEFEQVGPRTGDGADRGTGLGLAISRRLAQLLGGDLTLESAPGQGSTFTLWLPVDPVDVPADADGMEPGHAARPPVAGERRAGDPRAGGRRRSDRNDATPAGGSPVQR from the coding sequence ATGGCCGCCCCGCCGCTGCTCACACCGACGCTCGCCGAACGCGCGGTGCGGGCCGGTGCGGCGTCGTACACGGACGCCGCGCGCGCCGCCGCCCTCGCCCTGCTCGCGTCGTGCGCCGGCGTCGTCGCGGCGTTGTGGACGGCTCACCGCGGACTCGCGGCAGCCGCCGACCTGCTCCCGCCGGCCGATGCCGCGGTCATGGGCCGCTACCGCACCGCCAGTTGGCTCCTCGGCGCCGCCTCGCTCGGCGCGCTCGCGGTCGGCCTCGTCCACGGCGAACGCATGCGCCGCCGCGCCGCGGCTCGTGCCACCGAGTTGGAACGCCTGTCGGCAGAACTGATCCGCGCCAACCGCGCGAAAAGCGAGTTCCTCGCCAACGTCTCGCACGAGCTGCGCACACCCCTCAACGCCGTGGTCGGGTTCGCGGAACTCATCGAGGACGGCGTCTACGGCGAGCTCACCCCGCAGCAGGCCGGGCCCGTACGACGGATCGCGGCAGCATCAACCCACCTACGCCACATCGTCGACCAGATCCTCGACCTCGCGAAGATCGCCGCGGGCCGCCTCGAGGTGCACACCGAATCGGTCGCGCTCCGCCCGTTCGTCCTCGAAGTCGCGGGAGAGATCGAATCGTTGGTCCAGGACAAGGGGCTCGCCCTCTCAATCGCCGTCCCGAACTCCCTCCCGCGCCTCCGCAGCGACCCGCTTCACGTCCGCCAGGTACTCGTCAACCTGCTCGGCAACGCCGTCAAGTTCACGCCGGCCGGCGGACGAGTCGGCGTGCGGGCGTCACTCGTCGACGCGCCGCCGGGCGCCCCCCCGTTCGCGCCCAAGCAGGCCGCAGCGGACGACGAGGCCTGGGCCGGGATGCGCCGGCTGCTCCCCGGCCGTCGCGCGCCGGCCATCGACGCGAGCTCGCCCGACGGCGGTCGGTCTTCCGTCGTCCCCTGGATCGCGCTCCAGGTGAGCGACACCGGCGTCGGCATCCGCCCCGCCGACCAGGCCCGCGTCTTCGACGAGTTCGAACAGGTCGGCCCCCGCACCGGCGACGGGGCCGACCGCGGCACGGGATTGGGCCTCGCCATCTCGCGCCGCCTCGCCCAACTGTTGGGCGGCGATCTCACGCTAGAGAGCGCACCCGGGCAGGGCTCAACGTTCACCCTCTGGCTGCCGGTCGACCCGGTCGATGTCCCCGCCGACGCCGACGGGATGGAGCCCGGTCACGCGGCGCGCCCACCCGTTGCGGGCGAGCGCCGCGCGGGGGACCCGCGCGCCGGCGGGCGGCGGCGCAGCGACCGGAACGACGCAACGCCGGCGGGCGGCTCTCCCGTGCAACGGTAG
- a CDS encoding MerR family transcriptional regulator, whose translation MARRTGLSVRALHHYDQLGLLAPARRTRSGHRLYDRADVERLQQIQSLRLMGLSLDEVKRLLDGAAFSPRQLITLHLARLAEQIAVQTRLAERLRALDRHLDSAETVSVDELCRLIEEMTTMEQITQYFTPEQLATLDERRTRMGEARAREVRDEWNEIIPAVRAAMVQDVDPASPEMLDVARRWKALVDEFTAGDPAIANAVRTMYEHQGPALQEKLGEVPTAEMFAYMGKAFAALRG comes from the coding sequence TTGGCGCGCCGGACCGGACTGTCGGTCCGCGCGCTGCACCACTACGACCAGCTCGGGCTCCTCGCGCCCGCGCGGCGGACGCGCTCGGGGCACCGCCTGTACGACCGCGCGGACGTCGAACGGCTGCAGCAGATCCAGTCGCTGCGCCTGATGGGACTCTCGCTCGACGAGGTGAAGCGCCTGCTCGACGGGGCGGCGTTCTCACCCCGGCAGCTCATCACCCTGCACCTCGCCCGGCTCGCCGAGCAGATCGCGGTGCAGACCCGCCTGGCCGAGCGCCTCCGCGCGCTCGACCGCCACCTGGACTCGGCGGAGACCGTCTCGGTCGACGAGCTCTGCCGTCTCATCGAGGAGATGACGACCATGGAGCAGATCACCCAGTACTTCACCCCCGAGCAGCTGGCCACGCTCGACGAGCGCCGCACCCGGATGGGCGAGGCCCGCGCCCGCGAGGTCCGCGACGAGTGGAACGAGATCATCCCGGCCGTGCGCGCCGCGATGGTGCAGGACGTCGATCCCGCGTCGCCGGAGATGCTCGACGTCGCGCGGCGGTGGAAGGCGCTCGTGGACGAGTTCACCGCCGGCGATCCGGCGATCGCGAACGCGGTGCGGACGATGTACGAGCACCAGGGGCCGGCGTTGCAGGAGAAGCTCGGCGAGGTGCCGACGGCCGAGATGTTTGCGTACATGGGCAAGGCGTTCGCGGCGCTGCGCGGGTAG
- a CDS encoding cold-shock protein — protein sequence MARGKVKWFNDAKGYGFIEQDGGEDVFVHFSSITMDGFKTLAEGQAVEFEIKNGDKGLHAANVQRV from the coding sequence ATGGCCAGGGGCAAGGTCAAGTGGTTCAATGACGCCAAGGGGTACGGCTTCATCGAACAGGACGGCGGCGAGGACGTGTTCGTCCATTTCTCGTCGATCACGATGGACGGGTTCAAGACCCTCGCCGAGGGGCAGGCCGTGGAGTTCGAGATCAAGAACGGCGACAAGGGGCTACACGCCGCCAACGTCCAGCGGGTCTGA
- a CDS encoding TetR family transcriptional regulator, with protein MSTPSDRRSRKRLATRQAISNAATRLFLERGFDRVTVDEIAAAADVGRMTVFNHFPRKEDLFFDRDEEARETLRDALRRRDPRVPPSEALRRLAHRLVAERRPYVEFSAASQGFVATIEGSETLKARARAIRDELAHLVAAALAECVGRDPTDPDAQLAAGLLVATWTTALVQAHRTFRQRRDPEEANAAFLAVIDKGTVGLSAAMAGTPYA; from the coding sequence ATGTCAACGCCGTCCGACCGTCGGTCCCGGAAGCGTCTCGCCACGCGACAGGCCATCTCCAACGCCGCCACGCGCCTGTTTCTCGAGCGGGGCTTCGATCGGGTAACGGTGGACGAGATCGCCGCGGCCGCCGACGTGGGCCGGATGACGGTGTTCAACCACTTCCCACGCAAGGAGGACCTGTTCTTCGACCGCGACGAGGAGGCCCGCGAGACCCTGCGCGACGCGTTACGGCGGCGCGATCCCCGCGTGCCGCCGAGCGAGGCGTTACGCCGGCTTGCCCACCGACTGGTGGCGGAACGGCGCCCCTACGTCGAGTTCTCGGCCGCGAGCCAGGGCTTCGTCGCGACCATCGAGGGCAGCGAAACCCTCAAGGCGCGGGCCCGGGCGATCCGCGACGAGCTCGCGCACCTTGTCGCGGCGGCGCTCGCCGAATGCGTCGGACGGGACCCGACCGACCCCGACGCCCAGCTGGCGGCCGGTCTGCTCGTGGCGACGTGGACCACGGCCCTCGTTCAGGCGCACCGGACGTTTCGACAGCGGCGAGATCCGGAGGAGGCGAACGCCGCCTTCCTCGCGGTCATTGACAAGGGGACCGTCGGCCTGTCAGCCGCCATGGCAGGGACGCCGTACGCCTGA
- a CDS encoding FAD-dependent oxidoreductase, which produces MDEAVDVVVVGAGPVGLLTAIELTLGGARVLVLERLAAPSTASKAMGLGPLGIEALQRRGMAAAIDASEARSFAAMQPLTGQAGADLRSSKFSGHFAGLSLIRKDAQKEPARRARAVDQQSLEAMLADRARAVGIEVRRACDVTGFVPQADGIDVAWASPTGGGHVRCAYLVGCDGGRSPIRKTAGFAFPGTPPTLTFYQAVAEIDYPERLLPRGWHRTSGGVFSYGPVPGRVVMLDFSGPPADREAPVTREEIEAVLRRVSGTDVRVKALESASRWTDNTRLVDTYRRGRVLLAGDAAHVHTPFGGQGLSLGLVDAANLGWKLAAVVRGEMPERLLDSYTAERRPVAEAVLANTRAQVAILRPDPQSGAMRDLVATLLQFDDVNRFIGEMMSGLFTRYDLGSAQDDRDDVGRLIGDTRIRHGGAEVSLYDMMQDGMGVLLDASPEGAASKLVAVTTQRVRCVAVDAGPSMLIRPDACVAWAGGENSTDGLADALRR; this is translated from the coding sequence ATGGATGAAGCGGTCGACGTAGTGGTCGTGGGCGCCGGGCCGGTCGGCCTCCTGACCGCCATCGAGCTGACGTTGGGTGGCGCGCGCGTCCTCGTGCTGGAACGTCTGGCCGCCCCGAGCACGGCCAGCAAGGCGATGGGGCTCGGACCGCTCGGAATCGAAGCGCTGCAGCGTCGCGGGATGGCCGCGGCCATCGACGCCTCGGAGGCGCGCAGCTTCGCGGCGATGCAGCCGCTCACCGGGCAGGCCGGCGCGGACCTGCGGTCGTCGAAGTTCAGCGGCCATTTCGCCGGCCTGTCGCTCATCCGCAAGGACGCGCAGAAAGAGCCGGCCCGGCGTGCCCGCGCCGTGGATCAGCAGAGCCTCGAAGCCATGCTGGCCGACCGGGCGCGCGCGGTCGGGATCGAGGTGCGCCGCGCGTGTGACGTCACCGGCTTCGTGCCGCAGGCCGACGGCATCGACGTCGCGTGGGCATCGCCGACGGGCGGAGGTCATGTCCGCTGCGCCTACCTCGTGGGGTGCGACGGGGGGCGCAGCCCCATCCGCAAGACGGCCGGCTTCGCGTTCCCCGGCACGCCTCCAACCTTGACGTTCTACCAGGCCGTCGCCGAGATCGACTACCCCGAACGCCTGTTGCCCAGGGGTTGGCACCGCACATCGGGTGGCGTGTTCTCCTACGGGCCTGTCCCTGGTCGGGTGGTCATGCTGGACTTCAGCGGTCCGCCGGCAGATCGGGAGGCGCCGGTCACCCGCGAGGAGATCGAAGCCGTGCTCCGCCGCGTCAGCGGCACGGACGTCCGGGTCAAGGCGCTCGAGAGCGCGAGTCGGTGGACGGACAACACGCGGCTGGTCGACACCTACCGCCGGGGGAGAGTGCTGCTCGCCGGTGATGCGGCGCACGTCCATACGCCGTTCGGTGGCCAGGGCCTGAGCCTCGGGCTCGTGGACGCGGCCAACCTCGGCTGGAAGCTCGCCGCCGTCGTTCGCGGCGAGATGCCCGAGCGCCTGCTCGACAGCTACACGGCCGAGCGGCGGCCCGTTGCCGAAGCCGTGCTGGCGAACACCCGTGCCCAGGTCGCCATCCTGCGGCCCGATCCGCAGTCGGGGGCGATGCGGGACCTCGTGGCGACCCTCCTGCAATTCGACGACGTCAACCGGTTCATCGGCGAGATGATGAGTGGCCTGTTCACCCGGTATGACCTCGGGTCGGCGCAGGACGATCGGGACGACGTTGGACGGCTGATCGGCGATACGCGGATCCGCCACGGCGGTGCCGAGGTCTCGCTCTACGACATGATGCAGGATGGCATGGGCGTCCTGCTCGACGCCTCCCCCGAGGGGGCGGCTTCCAAGCTCGTGGCGGTTACCACGCAGCGGGTACGGTGCGTCGCCGTCGATGCGGGGCCTTCGATGCTGATCCGTCCCGACGCCTGCGTGGCATGGGCCGGTGGCGAGAACAGCACCGACGGGCTGGCGGACGCACTCCGTCGCTGA
- a CDS encoding short-chain dehydrogenase: MPLPAPSRGHNLPLGALVQSGATVNVRVMSRHFRSKDIAPVSPAASTPSVPTVLLVGASRGLGHAMATEFLTRGWHVIGTVRAGARTRLHELAEDHEGRVEVETLDINAPDQIAALRDRLSGRVLDVLFVNAGTTTRDEHVPIGDVTTEEFTRVMVTNALSPMRVIETLQDLVAAAGLIGAMSSGQGSIANNERGMREVYRASKAALNMSMRSFAARQAGTPRAMVLMAPGWVRTELGGPDAPFSIEESVPLVVDVLVATRGTPGLQYLDRFGRTVPW; this comes from the coding sequence GTGCCGCTCCCTGCGCCGTCGCGCGGCCACAACCTGCCACTTGGGGCACTGGTCCAATCCGGCGCCACCGTCAACGTTCGTGTCATGAGCCGCCACTTCCGGTCGAAGGACATCGCGCCCGTGTCTCCTGCCGCCTCGACTCCATCCGTCCCCACGGTCCTTCTCGTCGGGGCGTCGCGCGGCCTCGGCCACGCGATGGCCACCGAGTTCCTGACGCGGGGGTGGCACGTCATCGGGACGGTCAGGGCCGGGGCCCGGACCCGGCTGCACGAGCTGGCGGAGGATCACGAAGGCCGGGTGGAAGTCGAGACCCTCGACATCAACGCGCCGGACCAGATCGCGGCCCTGCGCGACCGCCTGTCAGGCCGGGTGCTCGACGTGCTGTTCGTGAACGCCGGGACCACCACGCGTGACGAGCACGTGCCCATCGGCGACGTGACCACGGAGGAGTTCACGCGCGTGATGGTGACGAACGCGCTGAGCCCCATGCGCGTCATCGAAACGCTGCAGGACCTCGTCGCCGCGGCGGGGCTCATCGGCGCGATGTCGTCCGGGCAGGGCAGCATCGCCAACAACGAGCGGGGGATGCGGGAGGTCTACCGCGCGAGCAAGGCGGCGCTGAACATGTCCATGCGGAGCTTCGCGGCCCGCCAGGCCGGGACGCCGCGGGCGATGGTGCTGATGGCGCCGGGCTGGGTCCGGACCGAACTGGGAGGTCCGGATGCCCCGTTCAGCATCGAGGAGAGTGTGCCGCTCGTGGTGGACGTGCTGGTCGCGACGCGCGGAACCCCCGGCCTCCAGTACTTGGATCGCTTCGGGCGGACGGTCCCGTGGTGA
- a CDS encoding peptidase S9: MSPVPRYPVAAFFDTVAYHDASFSRDSAHVLVSGTPTGVFNVYRVPTAGGAPEPLTASAGDATYAVSYFRTDDRVLYTHDAGGDELHHLYVREADGTARDLTPGERLKAGFLGWSQAGDRFYVTTNERDPGAADVDEYAAAAGYARTRLYTNPGAFRPAAVSLDGRYVALEQAVGADDADVYLYDRRTDTTEQLTPHAGAATHRVAAFAADAGALYVTTDEGSEFARLERLDLATRRRTVVLAPPWDVTGAVVAPDGATLAVLVNVDARSELQLFALPAMRPLPSPAPAGATVGPVVFSPDGRRLAFYASASRAPNDLYVADVGSATARRLTHSLAPALDPADLVDARVARFRADDGVDVPGLLYLPHGASPVAPVPAVVMVHGGPGGQARLGWHPVAQLLANHGYAVYDVNNRGSSGYGRTFYGLDVRRQGEADLGDVVAARGLLAATGVVDPARVAVLGASYGGFLVLAALTTYPTAFAAGVDLFGPSDWVRTLERLPAWLGAQRDALFAKVGDPAVDGERLRRVSPIAHADQIRRPLLVLQGANDARVLRQESDEIVAAVRRNGVPVEYRVFPDEGHGFVRRENQLAAYGAVVGFLGRYLPDARRSTDA; this comes from the coding sequence TTGTCTCCCGTCCCCCGCTACCCCGTCGCGGCATTCTTCGACACCGTCGCCTACCACGACGCGTCGTTCTCGCGCGACAGCGCGCACGTGCTCGTCTCGGGCACCCCGACCGGCGTCTTCAACGTCTACCGCGTCCCGACGGCCGGCGGCGCCCCGGAGCCGCTCACCGCCTCGGCCGGCGACGCCACGTACGCGGTGAGCTACTTCCGCACCGACGACCGCGTGCTCTACACGCACGACGCGGGCGGCGACGAGTTGCACCATCTCTACGTCCGCGAGGCCGACGGGACCGCGCGCGACCTTACCCCGGGGGAGAGGCTGAAGGCGGGCTTCCTGGGGTGGTCGCAGGCCGGCGATCGCTTCTACGTGACGACGAACGAGCGCGACCCGGGCGCCGCCGACGTCGACGAGTACGCCGCCGCCGCCGGGTACGCCCGGACGCGGCTCTACACGAACCCGGGCGCGTTCCGCCCCGCGGCCGTCTCGCTCGACGGCCGGTACGTCGCGCTCGAGCAGGCCGTCGGCGCGGACGACGCCGACGTTTACCTCTACGACCGGCGGACGGACACGACGGAGCAGCTCACGCCGCACGCCGGCGCCGCCACGCACCGCGTCGCCGCGTTCGCCGCCGACGCGGGCGCGCTCTACGTCACGACGGACGAGGGGAGCGAGTTCGCGCGGCTGGAGCGACTCGACCTCGCGACGCGCCGGCGCACGGTCGTGCTCGCGCCGCCGTGGGACGTGACCGGCGCGGTGGTCGCGCCCGACGGGGCGACGCTCGCCGTGCTCGTTAACGTCGACGCGCGCTCGGAACTGCAGCTGTTCGCGCTGCCGGCGATGCGCCCGCTGCCGTCCCCCGCGCCCGCGGGCGCGACCGTCGGCCCGGTCGTGTTCTCCCCCGACGGGCGTCGCCTGGCGTTCTACGCGAGCGCGAGCCGCGCGCCGAACGACCTCTACGTGGCCGACGTCGGCTCGGCGACCGCGCGCCGCCTGACTCACTCGCTCGCCCCGGCGCTCGACCCCGCCGACCTCGTCGACGCGCGGGTCGCGCGCTTCCGGGCCGACGACGGGGTCGACGTGCCCGGCCTGCTGTACCTGCCGCACGGGGCGTCGCCCGTCGCGCCCGTCCCCGCGGTCGTGATGGTCCACGGCGGCCCGGGCGGGCAGGCGCGGCTCGGCTGGCATCCGGTCGCGCAGCTCCTCGCCAACCACGGCTACGCCGTCTACGACGTCAACAACCGCGGCTCGTCGGGCTACGGGCGGACGTTCTACGGGCTCGACGTCCGCCGGCAGGGCGAGGCCGACCTCGGCGATGTGGTCGCGGCGCGCGGACTGCTCGCCGCGACGGGCGTCGTCGACCCGGCGCGCGTTGCGGTGCTGGGGGCGAGCTACGGCGGGTTCCTCGTGCTCGCTGCGCTCACCACGTACCCGACGGCGTTCGCGGCGGGGGTGGACCTGTTCGGGCCCAGTGATTGGGTGCGCACGCTGGAGCGGCTCCCCGCGTGGCTCGGTGCGCAGCGCGACGCGCTGTTCGCCAAGGTCGGCGACCCGGCCGTCGACGGCGAGCGGCTGCGGCGCGTGTCGCCCATCGCCCACGCCGACCAAATCCGGCGGCCGCTGCTCGTGCTCCAGGGCGCTAACGACGCGCGCGTCCTGCGACAGGAGAGCGACGAGATCGTCGCCGCCGTGCGGCGGAACGGCGTGCCGGTCGAGTATCGCGTCTTCCCGGACGAGGGGCACGGGTTCGTGCGGCGCGAGAACCAGCTCGCGGCGTACGGGGCGGTGGTCGGGTTTCTCGGGCGGTATCTGCCGGACGCGCGGCGGTCGACCGACGCGTGA
- a CDS encoding transketolase has product MTAPAAPAPAAPAAPDDADLTALSINALRLLSVDMIQQANSGHPGLPMGAAPMAYALWTRFLRFNPRDPQWPDRDRFVLSAGHGSALLYSLLHLTGYDLPMEQIKRFRQWGSATPGHPERGHHTPGVELSTGPLGQGFANGVGMAMAEAWLAARYNRPGHTVVDHHTYALVSDGDLMEGVTQEAASLAGHLQLGKLVYLYDQNHITLAGQSSLTYTEDVAKRFDAYGWHTRTVPDGNDVEDVAAAIAEARAETRRPSLILVQTQIGYGSPKKQGTYHVHGSPLGPDEVTATKAALGWPSQEPFYLPPEVVERFRRAVPAGQAAQAEWQARMDAYAAAFPDEAAELTRAWRGELPAGWADGLPTWDAGSKPVSTRVAGGQVLNALAKTVHNIVGGSADLNPSTNTAMTGGGDFQPSLGAGAAAAVTDAHVQGAVGGAWGYAGRNMAFGIREHAMGAAVNGMAAHGGVIPFAATFFVFSDYLKPSLRLAALSELHAVYVFTHDSIAVGEDGPTHEPVEQLAGLRAIPQLVTIRPADANETAEAWAVAVARPSVTALVLSRQNLPILDRSGARDAGVAKGGYVLADAAGGAPEVLLIGTGSEVALCVDARERLTGYGVRARVVSLPSWELFAQQSAEYREQVLPDAVRARVAVEAAASLGWERFVGMDGAIVALDRYGASAPGEEVMRRLGFTAERVTAAALRQLGRDADAAKEEAGSQEDGQTAVAPTPSPAGHS; this is encoded by the coding sequence ATGACCGCTCCCGCCGCCCCCGCTCCCGCCGCGCCCGCCGCGCCGGACGACGCCGACCTGACCGCGCTCAGCATCAACGCGCTGCGCCTGCTCTCGGTCGACATGATCCAGCAGGCCAACTCCGGCCACCCCGGGCTCCCGATGGGCGCCGCGCCGATGGCCTACGCGCTCTGGACGCGCTTCCTGCGCTTCAACCCGCGCGACCCGCAGTGGCCCGACCGCGACCGCTTCGTCCTCTCGGCCGGGCACGGCTCGGCGCTGCTCTACAGCCTGCTGCACCTCACCGGGTACGACCTGCCGATGGAGCAGATCAAGCGCTTCCGCCAGTGGGGGAGCGCGACGCCCGGGCACCCCGAGCGCGGGCACCACACGCCGGGCGTCGAGCTCTCGACCGGCCCGCTGGGGCAGGGCTTCGCCAACGGCGTGGGGATGGCGATGGCCGAGGCGTGGCTCGCGGCGCGGTACAACCGGCCGGGGCACACGGTGGTCGACCACCACACGTACGCGCTCGTTTCCGACGGCGACCTGATGGAGGGCGTGACGCAGGAGGCCGCCTCGCTCGCCGGGCACCTGCAGCTCGGCAAGCTCGTCTACCTCTACGACCAGAACCACATCACCCTCGCCGGCCAGTCGAGCCTCACCTACACCGAGGACGTGGCGAAGCGCTTCGACGCCTACGGCTGGCACACGCGCACGGTGCCGGACGGGAACGACGTCGAGGACGTCGCCGCCGCGATCGCCGAGGCGCGCGCGGAGACGCGGCGCCCGTCGCTGATCCTCGTGCAGACGCAGATCGGCTACGGCTCGCCGAAGAAGCAGGGCACCTACCACGTGCACGGCTCGCCGTTAGGCCCCGACGAGGTGACGGCGACCAAGGCGGCGCTCGGCTGGCCCTCGCAGGAGCCGTTCTACCTGCCGCCCGAGGTCGTGGAGCGCTTCCGCCGGGCGGTGCCCGCGGGGCAGGCGGCGCAGGCCGAGTGGCAGGCGCGCATGGACGCGTACGCGGCGGCGTTCCCCGACGAGGCCGCGGAGCTGACGCGCGCCTGGCGCGGCGAGCTGCCCGCGGGCTGGGCGGACGGGCTGCCGACGTGGGACGCGGGGTCGAAGCCGGTGAGCACGCGCGTCGCGGGCGGGCAGGTGCTCAACGCGCTCGCCAAGACGGTGCACAACATCGTCGGCGGGTCGGCCGACCTCAACCCGTCGACCAACACGGCGATGACCGGCGGGGGCGACTTCCAGCCGTCGTTAGGCGCGGGGGCCGCCGCGGCGGTGACCGACGCGCACGTGCAGGGCGCGGTCGGCGGGGCGTGGGGGTACGCGGGGCGCAACATGGCGTTCGGCATCCGCGAGCACGCGATGGGCGCGGCGGTCAACGGCATGGCCGCGCACGGCGGCGTGATCCCCTTTGCGGCGACGTTCTTCGTCTTCAGCGACTATCTCAAGCCGTCGCTGCGGCTGGCCGCGCTCTCGGAGCTGCACGCGGTCTACGTGTTCACGCACGACTCGATCGCGGTGGGCGAGGACGGGCCGACGCACGAGCCGGTCGAGCAGCTCGCCGGGCTGCGCGCGATCCCGCAGCTCGTGACGATCCGCCCCGCAGACGCGAACGAGACGGCGGAGGCGTGGGCCGTGGCGGTCGCGCGGCCGTCGGTGACGGCGCTCGTGCTCTCGCGGCAGAACCTGCCCATCCTGGACCGGTCGGGCGCGCGCGACGCGGGCGTGGCCAAGGGCGGCTACGTGCTCGCCGACGCCGCGGGCGGGGCGCCGGAGGTGCTGCTGATCGGGACGGGCTCCGAAGTTGCGCTCTGCGTCGACGCGCGCGAGCGGCTCACGGGCTACGGCGTGCGCGCGCGTGTCGTGAGCCTGCCGAGCTGGGAACTGTTCGCCCAACAGTCGGCCGAGTACCGGGAGCAGGTGCTGCCCGACGCCGTCCGCGCCCGCGTGGCGGTCGAGGCGGCCGCGTCGCTCGGCTGGGAGCGCTTCGTCGGGATGGACGGCGCGATCGTCGCGCTCGACCGCTACGGCGCGTCCGCGCCGGGCGAGGAGGTCATGCGCCGGCTCGGCTTCACGGCGGAGCGGGTGACGGCGGCGGCGCTGCGGCAGCTCGGGCGGGACGCGGACGCGGCGAAGGAGGAAGCGGGGAGCCAGGAGGACGGGCAGACGGCGGTCGCGCCGACGCCGTCGCCCGCGGGGCACTCGTGA